In the Podarcis muralis chromosome 15, rPodMur119.hap1.1, whole genome shotgun sequence genome, GGACTGCGTCTATAGCGAGTTAGTGGAAAGGATGGAGCAGATGGGAGACTGGAACCCGAATGTCAAAGAAGTCAAGGTAAACACACACCGAAACGCATTCTTGGCGAAAGGAGACTGTGCCAGTGGCTTACGCATTCAACTCTGCAACGAGTTGTAAAGCACATTGCTTTGCCTGATCAGTGATTTTTTGCACCGCTATTAGTAGAAAAgtatattgtagagctgggatgGTCTGAAGAAAGACTGGGATCTACTGGAAGATCCCTGGATGATTCACAGTAAATCACCAAGCGTTGCTTGCTTCTTGTGGTGCAACGACAACAAATTAAAATCACaagtttttaaaacaaatctcAGCATAGCTAACCAATGTCTTGATCTCAGTGTTCCACACCTGTAAAACATGAGCACTAATGAGGTGTTTGGGCAGCTCTGCTGGCCAGTTTTAGACTCTTGTGTTAAGCGTCTCAGATCTGTAATCGTGCAGACATGGGTGCATTATGGTATTTGTGGGGTATCTCCATTGTAAGGCTCGTAGGCCACACAGGCTCGTGGGGAATTGGCTCCCTCCTGCTCCCTCCTTCAAAGGACAGAAGATTCCCACTGGAGGCAGAACCTagtcatcatggttagtagccttaaaagccttatcttccatgaagtTATCAAAACTGCTTTTAAGGCCATCCAAGCTGATGTCATTGCCAAATCTTGTGGGCCACCATTACGCAGCCGGCTGTGGCTGGTGACCTTTACACTGTGTGCTTCCTGCCCATGTTGGTAGCACCGATCATGTGTTAGGAACAAAGGGAGTCTCCTTCTGCCTCTTGTCCCTCCCTTCCCCAAAGTAATCAGCACTGTGCTCCTTCCAAAAGTGAGGCAGGAAAGGAATTTGTCGGCCATAGCAGGAATTGCATCAGCTACCAGCAAGGAGGTGCAGTAAGTATCCCTGTATGAAAAATGACAACCCTTTGTTTTCATTGGCGATCTTTCTCCAGATCTTGCAGAAGATCGGCAACGACACGGTGATCACTCACGAAACTGCAGCCCCAACCCCTGGCAACATAGTTGGGCCGCGAGACTTTGTGAGTGTCCGTTGTTCCAAGAGGAGAGGCTCAACCTGTGTCCTGGCTGGCATGTCCACCACCTATGCAGCGATGCCTGAACAGAAAGGGGTTATTAGGTAAAGAGTCGTCTCCCTCTCGATTGCTTTCTCCTTGATTGAATTTAGGGGGGTACTCAGTTTTTTGTGTAATATGCTAACATGATGCTCTCCTGTCCTCCCACAGAGCTGAGAATGGCCCCACGTGTATGGTTCTTCGGCCTCTCCTTGGTGACCCCTCCCAGACCAAGTTAACCTGGCTTCTCAGCATCGACCTCAAGGTACAGGCACACGGTGGACTGAGCTAAATCACTGCATCCATTGGTTTTGCCAGAGATCATCCTCTTGCCATGATTTGGGTGGTGCAACTTTCATAAACAGCTGTGCATTCAACTCTGCAGGGAGTCATCTCAGGTGTCACTAAGAGGGACCCACTTTCTGGGGCTCTTGAGAGGGTATTTTTCAGTTAGATGAACTGTGCAAGAAGATACATAGCGCTGAGCCAAGGATTcctcctgcatttcccccctaccACTCTCCATCATTTCATGATAAGATCAATTGTGGCTGGCACTGTGGTCTacaactgagcctagggcttgccgatcagaagacctgcggttcaaatccccacaatggggtgagctcccgttgttcggtccctgctcctgccaacctagcagttcgaaagcacatcaaagtgcaagtagataaataggtactgctctggcgggaagttaaacggtgtttccatgcgctgctctggttcgccagaagtggcttagtcatgctggccacttgatccggaagctgtacgccagctccctcggccaataaagcgagatgagcgccgcaaccccagagtcagtcacgactggacctaatggtcagaggtccctttacctttacttacatttaaagcacaatgataccactttaacagtcatggcttcccccaatgaatcctgggagctgtagtttgttaggggtgctgagagttgttaggagaccaacACCCCCCTCACAGGGCTAttattcccaaagttccctgggaagagggatagaCTGTAAAACTGCTCTGAGGGCTCGTCCGCACTTCTGCTCGTATGTGCTTTCTAGGCCTGGTTCCAAGAGAATTTTCGTTTGCTCAGCCACTTTTCCTGCGAAAACCCGCTATTTGCTGCTGAATTGGGCTTCCTGTGGATGGATGCTTATGGCAAACCATGGGGAAACCTCTCGGACCCATGCCTAGGAAGTGCAGACAAGCAGAAGGAGAAGCAGGACAAGTGTAAAAAATAAATCCTGATACCACTTTACTGAGGAGAACTGAGGGCGGGGGGAATGAACAGAGAGGTTTTGCCTCTTTTTTATTACTTCAAACCTTGTGCATAGAAGGGAGACCTTCACAGAATTAACCCTTTAAGTTGAACACATAATGATGTtgctctttccccccttctctcccagggATGGCTGCCCAAGTCCCTCATCAACCAAGTCCTCTCTCAAACCCAGGTGGATTTCGCTAAGCATCTGCGCAACCATTTGAGCAGCAATTCTGCCTCCATGCAGCAGGCCGTGCGCTGTTGAAGTGGCCGCACACACGCAACACACTCCTTGTGGCTGATGAATCCCTTTTCCGGCTCATGGACCACTCGCTCAAGGCTCTTTCCCTGGCAGCTGAGGCTCCTGCTCCAGAAAATGGGTACAGGGACATCCATCTTTCCTGCCAATAGAACAAGCTCCCTGCCTACTCCTCTGAGGCAGCTTTTTTTATCCTCTTCCCAAAGCAAGAGTGGGAAATCTtcttggtggttgttgttctcaGGGGTGGTCTGTTGTGGGTCACATTTCAGCAGTGGTCATTGCCATAGCCAAAAGGCAGAGTAGGCCACACCTTTGTCTCCCTCCTTCATCTcacccccctctcttttctcacatccacaccatacattgaagcACTTACACCGTTTTcgttgtcatggcttcccccaaagaatgctgggaactgtgctTGATTAAGGGTGCTGATCTCACagaactagaattcccatcacccttgaacaactacagcttccaggattctcCCTGAGTATAAAAGTGGTATAAGAGAGTATATGGCGTATCTGTGATCTCTCTCTTAAGCTTGCAGGGGAGGGACAAATCACTCTTCTCAGAGGTTCAAAATGATTGCTTTCAGAAATCTTTTGAAATTAGGCAGATGGGCTGAAGGtggcacccccccacccccagttcaaaGGATTGAACAGCAGAAAAATTCATCCTAGGTGCTTCACTGATCCTTTGATGACAAAGTACAGGACTAGATTTTGCAGCCCCAGGTTTGTTAAAGAGGTTTCCTTTTGAAAGGTGTATCTGAAATACCCTGAAAACAAAGCCAAGATAATTGAGCTCACAGAACAACTTAAGCTATgatcttactttttaaaaaccagtagAATTTAGTgccatttatattttaatttagtgCATTTTTTGTCCCACCCTTTTGTTCCAGGAGCATGGGGTATGCatgttcccccctttccccccgccTAATAAGAAGGTGGGTTAGGCTTGAGTAAGAGCTCCTCCATTGCAGCCTATTGATTTGCTTACACAAAGTTTACCAAGGATTCCTCTAGACTTGTTTATGGAGAGGTGACAGTCAGCATtcatcctcatttaatccacTTCATTGGAACAAGCCTAAATTTCCAGGtgtgcacttgaatccctcctacaAAACAGTCACAGCCTGGGGAAAACCCAAGAGGTATCAGTTGGCCCAAGGTCCACCAGAGTGTCTCAGAACTGCATGAGATTTGAAGCAGGGTGTCTGCAGCCTAATCTGGCAGTGCTCTgcccactgcactgcactgcttcTCCATGCCTGATTTAGAATCAGTCTGCTTGGGCCAGCTTGTGAATCTGTGTTATGCAACACCTCCTATTTTACACTCAGCTGGCCTCTGCTGAACTGACTGGTTGAGGGAACCTCAGCTGGGTGGCAGAGctgctgccttgcatgcagaaggcctcctGCACTGTCCCTGGACCTGCCAACTAAACGAGAAAGGCTCAGGGAGCAGGTGACATGGAAGACCTCTGCCCAAGATCTCAGAGAAGCGCTGCCAGCGAGAGGAAAGAAGGCTAGGCTAGTTGGACAAGTGATCCGGCTTACTGTGCAATGGAAGGGCGTAAGGAAAGCTCTCCTGGagcaggccaaagacccatctaggtGTAGGATCCTGCTGGCATGGCGGCGagccagatgcccctgggaagcccgcaagcaggagctcagcacaaaagcactctccatacttgcagttcccagaagctggcattcagaggcaagcTCCCGCCAACAGTGGAGTCGGAACTCCATCTTAGCTGCCTATGTTCCGAACTCTTAAGTATTGTGCCCATAGTGACAGCCTATCGGAAAGCCTTTGTACATGGGATCAGAAAAGAGCCAGTGCCTGTTCCAGGTTTCCAGGGGAACCTGGTGCAAGATGTTCTCCCCGTCTCtgcatgtctctcccccccccccccggaaggccCTTCTGCACCAGAACAAGGCCTACAGAGGTTGCTGCTTTCTCACAGGGAAAAGGGCAGCACCAGCAACCATGAACAGCAGGGCAAAGTATCTGCAAGGATGGGTCATGGGCATGAGCCAAACAATGCTGGCTGTAACCTATGTCCaacatgcaagtacagtggtaccgcgggttacagcagcttcaggttacagactccgctaacccagaagtacctcaggttaagaactttgcttcaggatgagaacagaaatcgtgctccggcggcatggtggcagcaggaggccccattagctaaagtggtgcttcagcttaagaacagtttcaggttaagaacggacctccggaacgaattaagtacttaatccgaggtaccattgtagatcAATGCAGTCTGAACTCACCCTTCATCTTAGTGGGCTTGGTAGCAAGGCGCTTGTTTTGTTTAATGTCCATAACAGCAGGCCATGCATTAAAACCAAGTGACTAACTGCTAACCATCCTTTGTAGCTTAAAAGCCACGATCACCACGGAGCAAGACCCTGCTGAATAAAAATAGTGCATTTGTAGCATCCTCGTTTCCCCACCAGTCTCTTGGCTCTCTGGCCAAggcctttcctccttctctccctccctgtccaCATATACGAGCTTTGGTTGACTGCACTGTATTCAACCCCTTGCGTTTTAGGGGAAGAGCAATAAGCTCAGTAGGACAGCATTTGCTTTACATGCAGATAGTTCTACATCTAATCTCCAGCTGGAGAGActactgtctgaaatcctggagaggcgctaccagtcagtgttgacaatatggAGCTAAGAGGGACCAAGGgctgcataaggcagcttactaTATTCTTCAGGACCATAGCAGGCGAgcagttaacacacacacacacacacacacacacacctcagtaaCTAGCAGCCTCACCCTGGTCGATGAGagttactttaaaaacaaattagttTCAATGCAAATATTATTCCATATTGTTTGCTGTTAGGCTTAAAATAAGATAGGTACGCTCCTAAACTCACTTGGTGAATCTGTGATCCCCAAAGTCTGACCTCAGGCTTGGCGTTGGCACATTATCCAGCTTCACAATAGATTTTACTACTTCAGCTACCAGAACCCTTGAACATTCCATTACTCATAatcacctgttgttgtttttttaaaaaacgtaggTATCTTCCTCCCTTGTTTGCAGTTGGACAAagtgtttatttaatatttattcaaGTCAGGtatattaaacatgaaaagcctGTTCTGTTTTACTCTTGCATTCTTGGTTAACATCTTTTCAAAGACTGGCAGATGGTGCAGTGTGAAGATTTTGTGTGTTTAGACACTAATGCCAGGTGAAAATGAATAACAGCTTCTTTGATCTGAGacattaaaaaatgtatttaacaAGAGTAGCAGAAAACTGTGCTCAAAGTTTATGTACTtctgaaaataaaaatggagtaTGATTTAAAATGTTCCATGTCactgctctctttttttgcctaCAGGATTAAGACTTTTGAAGATCATGTAACTGAAAAGGTCTGCCCCTGACTCAGGGATGACCCAGTCAGTGGATTAGGACAGAGAAGGATAAAGGAATTTTATTTTGTATGCTACAGGAAtctgtgaccaaccagatgttactggactccagttcccatcagcccctggcagCATGGACAACTGCTATGGAAGATGGGCTCTGGAGTCCAATGAcagctgaagagccacaggttcctcatccctgttctaCAGCTTGCAGCTTCTGAAGGTGGATGGCCAATGTACCACCTGGGTCCAAAGCTCAGCGGCAGGGCACTTTCACTTTGCAGGTTCATCCCTAGCGCACGCTTTCCCaagctgccaccctccagatgttctagaCTACATCACCCGAGCTGCCAGG is a window encoding:
- the STAR gene encoding steroidogenic acute regulatory protein, mitochondrial is translated as MLPATFKLCAGISYRHLHSTMGLKRQAAAAIVQELNKFAVTRPGPSKWINNVRRRSSLLSSRLEENLFNETEMSYIKQGDEALQKSLKILGEQEGWKTETVMANGDKVLSKVLPDVGKVFRLEVVVDKPLDCVYSELVERMEQMGDWNPNVKEVKILQKIGNDTVITHETAAPTPGNIVGPRDFVSVRCSKRRGSTCVLAGMSTTYAAMPEQKGVIRAENGPTCMVLRPLLGDPSQTKLTWLLSIDLKGWLPKSLINQVLSQTQVDFAKHLRNHLSSNSASMQQAVRC